One Aquarana catesbeiana isolate 2022-GZ linkage group LG04, ASM4218655v1, whole genome shotgun sequence genomic region harbors:
- the LIN9 gene encoding protein lin-9 homolog isoform X2: protein MKRMKSARGPAGSGAEDEEGPHSDLADVEDSSAKALVSLKEGGLSHTWNEKYSSPQKTPTWKGGNSPSADVPHRSSKRSRLVCEEEERQINTRSPKRNQKTPIVPQKFTSTTTTPVKKASQKIGYRLRNLLKLPKAHKWCIYEWFYSNIDKPLFEGDNDFCVCLKESFPNLKTRKLTRVEWGKIRRLMGKPRRCSAAFFEEERSALEQKRQKIRLLQQRKVADVSQFKDLPDEIPLSLVIGTKVTARLRGIHDGLFTGQIDAVDTQNSTYRVTFDRNGLGTHTIPDYEVLSNEPHETMPIASFGQKQRPSRMFMTPPRLQYPPPVQSPIMESDTLLAQSPWKSKSSSIENNTIGGFPVEFLVQVTRLSKILMIKKEHIRQLKDMNTEAEKLKSYSAPIGIEFQRRYATLVLELEQLNKDLNKVLHKVQQYCYELAPDQGLQPANQPTDMRRRCEEEGQEMVRQANTSNGQSCVQNESLTDLISRLTAILLQIKCLAEGGDLNSFEFKSLTDSINDIKSSINPSNISCFQNNVEIHVAHIQSGLSQMGNLHAFSANNTNRD, encoded by the exons ATTCTTCTGCTAAGGCCCTTGTTAGTCTAAAAG aagGAGGTTTGTCACACACGTGGAATGAAAAATACAGTTCGCCTCAGAAGACTCCCACCTGGAAAGGAGGAAACAGTCCTTCTGCTGATGTG CCCCATAGGAGCTCCAAACGAAGCCGACTTGTTTGTGAAGAAGAGGAACGTCAGATAAACACCAGATCACCAAAAAGAAACCAGAAAACACCCATTGTGCCACAG AAGTTTACATCTACCACAACTACTCCGGTGAAAAAAGCATCTCAGAAAATCGGCTACAGGCTGCGAAACCTACTGAAACTACCCAAAGCACATAAATGGTGTATATATGAATGGTTTTATTCCAATATCGACAA ACCCCTCTTTGAAGGCGATAATGATTTCTGTGTTTGCCTAAAAGAGTCTTTCCCAAATCTCAAGACCAGGAAACTGACCAGAGTGGAATGGGGCAAAATCAGGCGGCTTATGGGGAAGCCACGAAG ATGTTCTGCTGCATTCTTTGAAGAAGAGCGATCGGCTCTGGAACAGAAACGACAGAAAATACGCCTCTTACAGCAGAGGAAGGTGGCAGACGTCTCCCAGTTCAAGGATCTGCCGGATGAAATCCCCCTCTCTCTGGTCATCGGAACTAAAGTTACAG CTCGGTTACGAGGAATACATGATGGCCTGTTCACTGGTCAGATCGATGCTGTAGACACCCAAAATTCCACTTACAGGGTCACATTTGATAGAAATGGACTCGGTACACATACGATCCCAGACTATGAAGTCCTG AGCAATGAGCCACATGAAACAATGCCCATCGCTTCCTTTGGACAAAAACAGCGGCCTTCCAGAATGTTCATGACTCCACCACGGTTACAATACCCTCCACCTGTCCAGTCACCCATTATG GAAAGTGATACCCTGTTGGCACAATCTCCCTGGAAAAGCAAATCGTCCAgcatagaaaataacacaatagggGGGTTTCCAGTGGAATTTCTTGTTCAGGTG acAAGGTTATCAAAAATCCTTATGATCAAGAAAGAACACATCAGACAACTAAAAGACATGAACACGGAAGCAGAAAAACTG AAATCATATTCTGCTCCTATTGGCATTGAGTTTCAGAGGAGATATGCAACCCTTGTTCTGGAACTGGAACAACTCAATAAAGATCTTAATAAGGTTCTTCATAAGGTTCAGCAGTACTGCTACGAG CTTGCTCCAGATCAGGGCCTTCAGCCTGCAAACCAGCCAACAGACATGAGGCGGCGTTGTGAGGAAGAAGGCCAGGAGATGGTCCGACAAGCCAACACCTCAAACGGTCAGTCATGTGTACAGAACGAGAGCCTGACAGACCTCATATCCCGGCTCACCGCTATCCTCCTACAGATCAAA TGTCTGGCAGAAGGAGGGGACCTGAATTCTTTTGAATTCAAATCTTTAACAGATTCTATTAACGATATAAAGAGTTCTATAAACCCTTCAAATATCAG ctgtttTCAGAATAATGTGGAGATCCACGTAGCACATATCCAGAGCGGCCTGAGTCAAATGGGAAATCTTCACGCCTTCTCAGCCAATAACACCAACAGAGACTGA
- the LIN9 gene encoding protein lin-9 homolog isoform X1 gives MKRMKSARGPAGSGAEDEEGPHSDLADVEDSSAKALVSLKEGGLSHTWNEKYSSPQKTPTWKGGNSPSADVPHRSSKRSRLVCEEEERQINTRSPKRNQKTPIVPQKFTSTTTTPVKKASQKIGYRLRNLLKLPKAHKWCIYEWFYSNIDKPLFEGDNDFCVCLKESFPNLKTRKLTRVEWGKIRRLMGKPRRTLSHHTCWPAFSAPPPHIYGVKRCSAAFFEEERSALEQKRQKIRLLQQRKVADVSQFKDLPDEIPLSLVIGTKVTARLRGIHDGLFTGQIDAVDTQNSTYRVTFDRNGLGTHTIPDYEVLSNEPHETMPIASFGQKQRPSRMFMTPPRLQYPPPVQSPIMESDTLLAQSPWKSKSSSIENNTIGGFPVEFLVQVTRLSKILMIKKEHIRQLKDMNTEAEKLKSYSAPIGIEFQRRYATLVLELEQLNKDLNKVLHKVQQYCYELAPDQGLQPANQPTDMRRRCEEEGQEMVRQANTSNGQSCVQNESLTDLISRLTAILLQIKCLAEGGDLNSFEFKSLTDSINDIKSSINPSNISCFQNNVEIHVAHIQSGLSQMGNLHAFSANNTNRD, from the exons ATTCTTCTGCTAAGGCCCTTGTTAGTCTAAAAG aagGAGGTTTGTCACACACGTGGAATGAAAAATACAGTTCGCCTCAGAAGACTCCCACCTGGAAAGGAGGAAACAGTCCTTCTGCTGATGTG CCCCATAGGAGCTCCAAACGAAGCCGACTTGTTTGTGAAGAAGAGGAACGTCAGATAAACACCAGATCACCAAAAAGAAACCAGAAAACACCCATTGTGCCACAG AAGTTTACATCTACCACAACTACTCCGGTGAAAAAAGCATCTCAGAAAATCGGCTACAGGCTGCGAAACCTACTGAAACTACCCAAAGCACATAAATGGTGTATATATGAATGGTTTTATTCCAATATCGACAA ACCCCTCTTTGAAGGCGATAATGATTTCTGTGTTTGCCTAAAAGAGTCTTTCCCAAATCTCAAGACCAGGAAACTGACCAGAGTGGAATGGGGCAAAATCAGGCGGCTTATGGGGAAGCCACGAAG GACTTTGTCACACCATACCTGTTGGCCTGCGTTTTCTGCACCCCCACCGCACATATATGGTGTAAAAAG ATGTTCTGCTGCATTCTTTGAAGAAGAGCGATCGGCTCTGGAACAGAAACGACAGAAAATACGCCTCTTACAGCAGAGGAAGGTGGCAGACGTCTCCCAGTTCAAGGATCTGCCGGATGAAATCCCCCTCTCTCTGGTCATCGGAACTAAAGTTACAG CTCGGTTACGAGGAATACATGATGGCCTGTTCACTGGTCAGATCGATGCTGTAGACACCCAAAATTCCACTTACAGGGTCACATTTGATAGAAATGGACTCGGTACACATACGATCCCAGACTATGAAGTCCTG AGCAATGAGCCACATGAAACAATGCCCATCGCTTCCTTTGGACAAAAACAGCGGCCTTCCAGAATGTTCATGACTCCACCACGGTTACAATACCCTCCACCTGTCCAGTCACCCATTATG GAAAGTGATACCCTGTTGGCACAATCTCCCTGGAAAAGCAAATCGTCCAgcatagaaaataacacaatagggGGGTTTCCAGTGGAATTTCTTGTTCAGGTG acAAGGTTATCAAAAATCCTTATGATCAAGAAAGAACACATCAGACAACTAAAAGACATGAACACGGAAGCAGAAAAACTG AAATCATATTCTGCTCCTATTGGCATTGAGTTTCAGAGGAGATATGCAACCCTTGTTCTGGAACTGGAACAACTCAATAAAGATCTTAATAAGGTTCTTCATAAGGTTCAGCAGTACTGCTACGAG CTTGCTCCAGATCAGGGCCTTCAGCCTGCAAACCAGCCAACAGACATGAGGCGGCGTTGTGAGGAAGAAGGCCAGGAGATGGTCCGACAAGCCAACACCTCAAACGGTCAGTCATGTGTACAGAACGAGAGCCTGACAGACCTCATATCCCGGCTCACCGCTATCCTCCTACAGATCAAA TGTCTGGCAGAAGGAGGGGACCTGAATTCTTTTGAATTCAAATCTTTAACAGATTCTATTAACGATATAAAGAGTTCTATAAACCCTTCAAATATCAG ctgtttTCAGAATAATGTGGAGATCCACGTAGCACATATCCAGAGCGGCCTGAGTCAAATGGGAAATCTTCACGCCTTCTCAGCCAATAACACCAACAGAGACTGA